A part of Candidatus Sulfotelmatobacter sp. genomic DNA contains:
- a CDS encoding CHAT domain-containing protein: VATLDLAGTDWVVLSACHSGAGDAWSHEGRLGMRRAFALAGARTVIASAWALGDEDTGEWMHALYDARLRQHADATAAIRAADRAMLDARRARKRSTHPFYWAAFSASGR; the protein is encoded by the coding sequence GTCGCGACGCTCGATCTCGCCGGCACCGACTGGGTGGTGCTGTCGGCGTGTCATTCCGGCGCAGGCGATGCCTGGTCGCACGAGGGCCGGCTCGGCATGCGCCGTGCGTTCGCGCTGGCCGGCGCGCGCACCGTGATCGCCAGCGCCTGGGCGCTCGGCGACGAAGACACCGGCGAATGGATGCACGCGCTCTACGACGCGCGGCTCCGCCAGCACGCCGACGCAACCGCCGCGATTCGCGCCGCCGACCGCGCCATGCTCGACGCGCGCCGTGCCCGCAAGCGCTCGACGCATCCCTTCTACTGGGCAGCGTTCAGCGCGAGCGGGAGGTAG
- a CDS encoding metalloregulator ArsR/SmtB family transcription factor, whose amino-acid sequence MDKVFKALSDSGRRKLLDRLFASNGLTLGELCQDMKMSRQGVTQHLNLLEDANLVSTRWRGREKLHFLNPVPIHEIYDRWVKKFERRSLKALGDLKLRLEGEAHD is encoded by the coding sequence ATGGACAAGGTCTTCAAGGCACTTTCGGATTCCGGCCGGCGCAAGCTGCTCGATCGCCTGTTCGCGAGCAACGGTCTCACCCTGGGTGAGCTGTGCCAGGACATGAAGATGTCCCGGCAGGGGGTGACGCAGCACCTGAACCTGCTGGAAGACGCGAATCTCGTCAGCACGCGGTGGCGCGGGCGCGAGAAGCTCCACTTCTTGAATCCGGTGCCGATTCACGAGATCTACGACCGTTGGGTGAAGAAGTTCGAGCGCCGCAGTCTCAAGGCGCTCGGCGACCTGAAGCTTCGACTCGAAGGAGAGGCTCATGACTAG
- a CDS encoding SRPBCC family protein — protein sequence MTSMERTPLMTKTAFVYVTYILAPAQKIWDALLKPEFTREYWNRDNVSDWKPGSKWEHRKLDGEVQLVGKVVESDPPRRLVITWAYLEDEKNADAHSRVTFELKPIENMVQLTVTHDQLEPGSDMEKGITAGWPRVLSGLKTLLETGKGFPTWAGKQS from the coding sequence ATGACTAGCATGGAGAGGACTCCGCTCATGACGAAGACCGCGTTCGTTTACGTCACCTACATCCTGGCCCCGGCGCAGAAGATCTGGGATGCGCTTCTCAAACCGGAGTTCACGCGCGAGTACTGGAATCGCGACAACGTGTCGGACTGGAAGCCGGGCTCGAAGTGGGAGCACCGGAAGCTCGACGGCGAGGTGCAGCTGGTCGGCAAGGTGGTCGAGAGCGACCCGCCGCGGCGCCTGGTGATCACCTGGGCGTATCTCGAGGACGAGAAGAACGCCGACGCTCACTCGCGCGTCACCTTCGAGTTGAAGCCGATCGAGAACATGGTGCAGCTCACGGTGACGCACGATCAGCTCGAGCCGGGCTCCGACATGGAAAAGGGCATCACCGCGGGCTGGCCGCGGGTGCTGTCGGGCCTCAAGACGCTGCTCGAGACCGGCAAGGGATTCCCGACCTGGGCCGGCAAGCAGAGCTAG
- a CDS encoding nuclear transport factor 2 family protein, with protein sequence MSTSGDVAKRYYDAVAKRDFNTMRSLLADDLEFVGLFETYHGPTQYLNTFQGLLGITKRLEVKAVIGEGDQAAVFFELETGPPAPATTFVAEWMQIVNGKIRRVQSAFDGRPFAAMFSGGKA encoded by the coding sequence ATGTCCACTTCCGGCGACGTGGCAAAGCGTTATTACGATGCGGTCGCGAAGCGCGACTTCAACACCATGCGCAGTCTGCTCGCCGACGATCTCGAGTTCGTCGGCCTGTTCGAGACCTATCATGGCCCAACCCAGTACCTGAACACGTTTCAGGGCCTGCTCGGGATCACGAAGCGGCTCGAGGTCAAGGCCGTGATCGGCGAGGGCGATCAGGCCGCGGTGTTCTTCGAACTGGAAACCGGCCCGCCGGCGCCCGCCACCACCTTCGTCGCCGAGTGGATGCAGATCGTGAACGGCAAGATCCGGCGGGTGCAATCGGCGTTCGACGGCCGCCCGTTCGCGGCCATGTTCAGCGGCGGGAAAGCGTAG